CCTTTAAGGCCCTGAGCAGCGGCTCTTATGGCTCCAGCTCGATCCCCTCCCGGCCCTTCTTGGTATGTCGCCTGACCGGAGTAGGAGTTATTCCGTGGACTATCCTGCATGACGTAGTTGTTCTGCGTATAATACGGCGAGCCTTCAACCTGATCTTCCCACCTATGGTTACCATCGTTTGGATAGTGACAAGGTGCTTGGTACTCTGGAACCCATTCTGTGGTTTGCTGAACTGGTGGGTTCTCGATGTGGTACTGCGGATACTCTGGACACATGGCCAAATTTTGGTGTTTCagaggcggaggcggtggccgTGGACGCTGAGTGCGTAGTAAAGTGCGAGCGTGGTGATGCTGTTGTGGCTCCCACCTCATAGCATCACTGAATAACATGGCCTTATGACGTCGGCACTCACATGGAAGTGGCGAGGATCTGGGCTGTAAATATGGTTCATCCAGTGGCTGGCTTGGCTGATGAGTGTGATatctgcagcaacagcaatgctCTTCCTGCTCTTCCTCTTCCGCATTGACCACCTCATGTGACTGCTCCACACTGGCCACCGAGGGAGCAGGAGCACAGGGACATCGCACACTATCCGTATTGGAGCTGAGTGCCCGGATGGAGGTGGTCGAGCGCAGGGAGCGACAGCTACACTGGGATCCATCCACCTGACTTCCCGGCTGCGTGTCCGTGTAGTATCTGCGACCCGTCTCCAAATGCGATGGTGCCGTGCTGGGAAGCGATGCCTGATACTGAATTGGCGCCTTCTTCATGGCCGATTTCAGAGGTGAGCTTCGGTACTGTGAGTGGGACTCCGGCCGCGAGCAAGCTCTGAAGTACTGACTGGAGTAGACATCGGAGTTGAAGGGATACGTAGAGTTGTATTGGAATCGCTGCCTTTGTTCCCGCTTCTTGGCGGGCTCCCGACTTTTTGGTGTCCAGGAAGATGCATCCGATATGTTAGGAGTATCTGAAACACGCTCTCGTTGCGATCGTTCGGAGGAACTGCAGGAGGATTGCCTCCTCTGACATTGCTTTTTGCATGGACTTGAATTTGAGAGCTTCGCTTCTCGTTGTCTATTCGGTGATGTGCCTCTTGATGATCCTTTGGGTGAAGTCGTCTCATTTTGTTGCATGCAACTGGGATTTGGGGAATATGGCGCTTGGTTTTCCCCTTTGCTGGTGCTTGGTAGCTCCTGAGAATCTAGACAAATCCCTGATGGAGCAGCGTTTCCCACCTGGGACCTCCCCAGGCTAAGAGAACTACTGCCCTTGACCGGAGGAGCTTCCCTGCCGGGATCATGATCCTGCTTCTTTTTCATGACTTTTCCAAGATTACGTAGCTTCACTGTGGCCGAGTTAGTGAGGTTTAATCTCTTGGCATTGAATTCATCTGGCAACAAAGCACCTATTATCCTCGGTTTAGATTTCGGCGTTATTATGGGTTTCGAATGGGATTTGGCTTGGGCCTTGGACTGTTCCGATGATGCTCCAGTGCCTGAAGCTGCTGCATCTTGATCTTTCGTTCTGTTTAATGCTTTAGTTGTGGATACTGGACTCGACCTACTGGACCTATTTGGACCCTGTTTAGGTTTGGGTCTCTTCTTAGCCACGCGCTTCATTAGCTGATGGAAATCATTGGCCAGATAGCAGGCCCTGGTTCGATGTCCACACTTGGAGTTATCCACCTTACTGATCGACTTCTTCGACACCTCGGAACTTTGGAGCATCTCTTGTTGTGCTTCAGCCAGCGCGAAAGTGCAATTACTAACGGGCGGAAGTTGGTAGGATTCCTGCGGCAGTGCCCATTTGCAGTCGGGATGGCATTGTGTCGCCTTCAATTGaggctgctcctgctggacTTGATTCCAACCCGCTAAGGTTCGTTCGCTGGCGGGTGTGCGAAATTGCAAGGATTGTTCGCTATGTGCCTGCTCACGGATACCTTCGCTGTCCGGATGACAGTTCTGGAAACCATTATCGGAAAAAGATTCGGGTTTCAGTGTGGTGCTGCTGGTCACCTCCTCGAACCTTTCATTCCAATCCCCCTTCGACTTTTTCCAACTGCAGGGTGCCGGCTGTGAGGCTAAATGGAATGGCATACTTGTTCCACGGTCCTCCTTTTGCCGTTTTTTGTTCTGACGCATTTGGCCGTACCGCTCCCGGTTTTGTTGGTAATTCACATTCAAATTGTAGAGCAGATGGCGTCCTGGTTCAATGCAACGCTTGCAGATCCCTGTGAATCCACTGAGGATGCCCCTGGGCTGGTGTCGGCACTGGCATTTCCTCGGCATTTCTGGCGAAGATGCAGTTGATGTAGTAGGTGTATAGGCGGGCGAAGAAGCGGATGGATTGGCAGGCACTGGAAGAGCTGATGGATAGGAAGAAGGCGGAGAAAAACTTGTGGGAACATAGGCAGTTCGGTATGACTGCGACTGCCGGCGAAAACAGTTGGGGAATCTCCTCCTCCGTTCGGGATTCGCTTGCTTCCTGTCCTTTTGCTCACCTCTTCGGCCCTGCCATCTTTCAGAGTTACTATTCTCGGAGGAACTCGACGATTGGAAAGTTCGCCCACTGTCCACCTGCCTGACCTCCTGACCATCCGCTTTGTTCTGCTGCTTGTCCAACCGCTTCGTTCGCCTTCGTTTCTGTCGCTCATCCTCAAATAGGGTTGACTCGTCCTTGAATTCCGTTCGCGTTTCCTTAGTTACCAAGCATGAATCATTGGTGCAGCTTTCATTGTTGCAGTAGTTCTTGTTCAGTTTCTCTGATTTCTCCTTAAAAGATTTTGAACCTTTCTTCTCCGCCGTCTTCTTGGCGGGTTGCTTTAAGTCCTCCGTTTGCCGGGATTCAAATGGTGACCACGCAGGAGGCAACACAGATGTGGCCACCGTATCGTCGCCCAGAAATCGATGCTTCAAATTCGGATGGCGCTCCCCACACGGACAATATGCCTCAGTGTCGCCCCAGTGATGCATCGAGATTCCGTAGAGCGGACAGCTCTCGGTCATGGCCGCCTCATAGCTGGCCAGGATGCGAAAGAACTCCGGCGAAATGCGACGGAAGCGCGCCGGATCGAGACGCCGTTGTGGCGCCTGGCGCAAGTCGAACTTGCGTCGCAGGCACGGCAACAGCGGCTCCGTCCGGAGTGCATCCAAGCAATCGCTGGTCATGGGCTGTCCATCGGCCTGAAAGAGGCAGTCCAAGGATGAACCTTCCCGTCGCTTCaggcaggagcagctgcctcTTCTCGATGGACAACGATGGCCATGCCTCTCCCAGTGGAATCTCCTTCGCTTGGGACTCTTACTTTGCATTTCCTCCGTTTGGGCATTGCCGATGAGAAAGGGGTTGCCATTACCAACTCGAGCCTCCGTGGTGGGAATGCATGCTGCCACCTTGCCTCCGCACTCTTCTGCATCCTTTATTTGGCTAGCTACTATACCAGGTGCAGGTGCTCCGGACTTGctggcttgttgttgctggcgacAAGGAGTCGAGCTGCTCGACTGTTTCTGTCCGGACTTCTTGCTGTCCTTACTGGCCAATCCGTCGCTTAGGGCGGCCAGCTCCTCGGGGCTAAGCTTGTCCAGAAATACCTTCTGCTTGCGGAACCACTCGGTGGCCAGATCGGGAACAAGTAAACGCTCCGATTTCCGGCTTCCGCCGGACAAGAGCTGCTCGAAAAGCGAGCAACGGGACGCCTTGCCTTCAAGTGCAGATGGCGGCGGAAAATTGCTCATGCCCTTCTTGACGAAGCGGTCCAGACAGCCGGTGGATCGGGAGGTGCCGGTCTCCAGCAGCTGGGTTAGGTATTGCCGCATGGCTCGTTCCGGTCCAGGATCACATGCCTCCATTTTCGGTGCCTTGGGATGCGGGCAAAGATGACAGTTGGCGGTGATGACTTCTTTTGGTTGGTTACCtaaaattttgatgattttcCAGATAATTTATGAGTTTTGTCGAAATCCGAAGgttcaattgaattttgagTCATAAGAACGAAATCGCAAAATGTGAATTTAAGTCCAAGACTTACAGTCTTGATACGATAAGGTAAAATGCGTCATACTAGatcatttctttattttatcaCATAATCGGAGCATAAGATTTATTacgtacacacacatatatgtaagGGGGGAATTGTATGATTAATGCTAAAGCAATATGAGATTTAGAGAAAAGGCGTCCTTATCCCATCGCATTGAATCCCATCCAatgaatataaaatgaaatctcGCCCATTTTTCCAGAATCGTATCGGCAATCCAGGCCTTATTCTCCTTCCTCGTGGGACTCATCGTCTGCAAGTCGACGTGCACCAAATCCTTTGTATATGCATCCCACTTCTTGATGGAGGCGTACGGCTGGTTCGGCACCGCTTACTTTATGTACGACATTTGGTCGATGTACAAGGTGCATACCCAGAAGATCGCCGACAAGCTGCACCTGTTGCGCATTACCAAGGGTCAGGGTGCGGTGGTCAGCAATGGCCACGCCAACGGCAAGATCAACGGCAAGTCggccagcggcaacaacaacggcagcactCCAACGAATCTGCACGAGATCTGCGACTACGATGGAGCCTGCGTCCAGATACCCAAGGACGGCAGATGGGACTTCCTCAAGTACGTGGTCACGCACCCGGTCATGATGATACACCATGTCTTTATCGGAACATTTGGATTGCTGGTGGTGACGGTAAGCACAACTTGGCGCACATGTAACAACAAGATATGTATAGCTAATAATTGTTATATTCCGATTGCAGTACATTCGCGGTGGCGGGCACTGCATCTACAGCTACATGTTCATGATGGAGTTCTCCACGCCGTTCGTCTCGTTGCGCAGCATCCTGAGCACCATGCGTCTCAAGGATTCGCGTGTGTACATCGCCAATGGGCTGCTCATGCTGGCCACCTTCTTCGTGTGCCGCGTCTGCATGTGGCCATACGTGATGTGGCGCTACAGCCTGGCCATTGAGGCTGCGTCCCTGTGGTCGGCCATGTGCGGCCTGCCGCGAGGATGCCTCATCAGCATCGCTATAC
This Drosophila simulans strain w501 chromosome X, Prin_Dsim_3.1, whole genome shotgun sequence DNA region includes the following protein-coding sequences:
- the LOC6725590 gene encoding uncharacterized protein LOC6725590, which produces MEACDPGPERAMRQYLTQLLETGTSRSTGCLDRFVKKGMSNFPPPSALEGKASRCSLFEQLLSGGSRKSERLLVPDLATEWFRKQKVFLDKLSPEELAALSDGLASKDSKKSGQKQSSSSTPCRQQQQASKSGAPAPGIVASQIKDAEECGGKVAACIPTTEARVGNGNPFLIGNAQTEEMQSKSPKRRRFHWERHGHRCPSRRGSCSCLKRREGSSLDCLFQADGQPMTSDCLDALRTEPLLPCLRRKFDLRQAPQRRLDPARFRRISPEFFRILASYEAAMTESCPLYGISMHHWGDTEAYCPCGERHPNLKHRFLGDDTVATSVLPPAWSPFESRQTEDLKQPAKKTAEKKGSKSFKEKSEKLNKNYCNNESCTNDSCLVTKETRTEFKDESTLFEDERQKRRRTKRLDKQQNKADGQEVRQVDSGRTFQSSSSSENSNSERWQGRRGEQKDRKQANPERRRRFPNCFRRQSQSYRTAYVPTSFSPPSSYPSALPVPANPSASSPAYTPTTSTASSPEMPRKCQCRHQPRGILSGFTGICKRCIEPGRHLLYNLNVNYQQNRERYGQMRQNKKRQKEDRGTSMPFHLASQPAPCSWKKSKGDWNERFEEVTSSTTLKPESFSDNGFQNCHPDSEGIREQAHSEQSLQFRTPASERTLAGWNQVQQEQPQLKATQCHPDCKWALPQESYQLPPVSNCTFALAEAQQEMLQSSEVSKKSISKVDNSKCGHRTRACYLANDFHQLMKRVAKKRPKPKQGPNRSSRSSPVSTTKALNRTKDQDAAASGTGASSEQSKAQAKSHSKPIITPKSKPRIIGALLPDEFNAKRLNLTNSATVKLRNLGKVMKKKQDHDPGREAPPVKGSSSLSLGRSQVGNAAPSGICLDSQELPSTSKGENQAPYSPNPSCMQQNETTSPKGSSRGTSPNRQREAKLSNSSPCKKQCQRRQSSCSSSERSQRERVSDTPNISDASSWTPKSREPAKKREQRQRFQYNSTYPFNSDVYSSQYFRACSRPESHSQYRSSPLKSAMKKAPIQYQASLPSTAPSHLETGRRYYTDTQPGSQVDGSQCSCRSLRSTTSIRALSSNTDSVRCPCAPAPSVASVEQSHEVVNAEEEEQEEHCCCCRYHTHQPSQPLDEPYLQPRSSPLPCECRRHKAMLFSDAMRWEPQQHHHARTLLRTQRPRPPPPPLKHQNLAMCPEYPQYHIENPPVQQTTEWVPEYQAPCHYPNDGNHRWEDQVEGSPYYTQNNYVMQDSPRNNSYSGQATYQEGPGGDRAGAIRAAAQGLKGVVKALGGTRPRSGHNPHLDYYHQRGYSQEQNPTLSPRSYQNQMREMLHSNDVCHLQAQGAKNRIDNFPLYRGPSTSTYYENYPLRNETTTRCNARGNTERDKSSFRMEGGGRQTAGASPLANEPKKMSNLSPLAIFFESLRAKRASSEIPSRNMQQEAQQTPIHDNDSDTIQSSSDDDADADDSLDWRHGQLRRPSEDTMVIPPTYTGLLEEQVLGEYLPSPRRKRRI
- the LOC6725587 gene encoding ceramide synthase; translated protein: MQQRRQPANGNGGGGGTTAVRTEEQQQPLSQDAGAKEAGSTPGKATGRGCYFSLAFSIGSMGLACGSLWQIPNSSDRISLQRGLVLTSLGFIYFVSLTDFCNKYLLETTHGQRFRRKYRLMMSDVLEITNKIVSAIQALFSFLVGLIVCKSTCTKSFVYASHFLMEAYGWFGTAYFMYDIWSMYKVHTQKIADKLHLLRITKGQGAVVSNGHANGKINGKSASGNNNGSTPTNLHEICDYDGACVQIPKDGRWDFLKYVVTHPVMMIHHVFIGTFGLLVVTYIRGGGHCIYSYMFMMEFSTPFVSLRSILSTMRLKDSRVYIANGLLMLATFFVCRVCMWPYVMWRYSLAIEAASLWSAMCGLPRGCLISIAILFLPQLYWFYLMVLGALKVFLPQKRRPPNAVLSAKSAATPTTTPTALINGKN